In Mobula birostris isolate sMobBir1 chromosome 2, sMobBir1.hap1, whole genome shotgun sequence, the genomic stretch aggGGTATGGGACAGCTGGCAGAGTGCCAGAGGGCAGAGactggtgcgggtgcagacacactcaaccctgagacaccaagcaaagtaatttgattccaaacaattggtttactgatcattacacaatgtctcgctggtgctttctgctccctcctctcttccccaaacatgatccccctctccctgcccccttcccactctcagttcaccaGAGAGATCCTTataagaatcaggtttgtcattaCTCACgcatcatgaaatttatttttatttttgcagcagtatggtgcaatatacaaaattactacagtaatgTGCAAGTCTTCAGGCACCCTAGCCATATACATGTGCCCAaagcttttgcacagttctgcacgCAGATCAACAAAACGCATTACTTACACATTACTCTTTTGGCTTGTTGACTTTTACATTTATATCTCCTACTTTCTTAGCCTCTGCTTGGTACTGGGGTTTCAGAGCAGCCCGCACTGCTTGTGCACAAATACGAGAATAACGAATGTAACTGGAAGAGAACCGAGAGCAAACATAAATCAAAGCATTTCTTTGGTGTTAGGCTCAAATGTAATTAATGCTCCAACCACAAAAGCAGTAACTCCAATGAAATATACATGTTAAATTTGCTGAAGCTACAAGTAGTAAGATGAGGCTTCCAAGGTTTTATCTGTGAATCTAAATCACCTGTCTTCACCTTGCACCACTCAGATGGATAGAATTTTATGCAAAGATCAAAAATGATTTAATACACTGGAATATCAATTTTTACTGCAAATGGTGACACTGCACCATGTATGGACTAAGCTGTCTCGATGGCACGAAAAGCCATTGTATTTCAGCACTAGTGACAATAATATTAGTGTACTGTTCCAAGAGAAAAGATCAATACTACATGTCACCGAGGGAGCAGCAAAGTAGACTGATTTCAGGAAGGACGTGTATGCTGTGTTATATCAGGCAAAACTGACTACATACACTAGCGTTCAGCAGAATAAGACAGACATTACTGTAACATCAAATCCTTACATCACTCAACCGATAGGATGCAGAGGATGCTAATGTCACGTCAGAGGACTTCAGATCAAGAAGTCACAATTTCAGAATAAAAAGGCCATTTAGTGCCAAGATGGATCGAAATAACTTCATCAAAGCGTTTGTTGCCCCAGATTCCAGCAAAGGCAGACTCCAATTTCTCGAGGTCTCCACACCAGAGGGCTGCGGCAGCAGTTAACAAGCTCATTCAAAAGAAGTTATCGGATTTCTGGACACGAAGAGAACCAAGGATGTGGATGACAATGATGAGTGGCAAGCAGGCTCACTAGGGGACCCAACAGCCAACTCCAGCGCTTGATAAACTAATTTGGGAGTCAAAACAATGAAGCTTCAAGGGCCTTCTGTCCTACACCCTCAACCTCCTctttccctccatccctccccaaaccAAGGACACTGCGCCCCGGTCCCCAGCCGAAGACACGCCCGGTGATACCTATAACCTCCAGCCAGGATCTCAAGGTGGAAGCCAGCAGCGCTTCACGGGCCTACTGGTGAAGGCGGCATCCGCCGGTCCGACGATGGCCCCAGTACCCCCAACCCTAGACCCACCTCATCCTGGACACTCTACCCGTTCGGTCCCGGACCTACCTGAGTCCCGCCTGTCTCCAGTACGCCACCATTTTCACTCCGCTCCCTCTTCCTCTAGCCCGCGGTGAAGATGGCGGTAGACGTAGCGCGGCCGGCTGCGCTCAGCCAATCAGTGGCGGATTGAGAATATAGACCAATGAAAATATCAACTGCCGTCTAATGCGACCAATTAGCACGCAGTCTTTATGGCCAATCACTTTCTTGTAAATGCCGACCATGCGGAGCGTGTACTAAATACACCAATCACAAACCAACATTTCCCGCAATCGGCCAGTCAGGATTCTTGATTTTTCGCTAAACCCGGAAGGAGAAGTTAAGTCACCGCAGCTGGAAGTCTGAGGTTCTCCTACCTCAACAGAGTTCGGATTGAAGCAGAGGGACCGCTTCTCCGAGAACCATCTGTTACAACAAGCAAGATCTCCCGGTGGCTACCCACACCGATATGCCTGTCCGCGGTCTCTTCTATTGCCATACTGAGGCCAAATGCAATTACCGGAGGGGCACCTCACTATTTCCTCTTGGTATCCTCCAACCAGACGGCATCGATGTCGTTTCCCCCATTTGTAGTAACCCTcccagtagtctggatgtagggtgtaagttgaatcaagagttaaaaatGGCATgtctcaaaggttatgggggacttccaacatgcaggtagactggaggaatcaggttggtactagaccccaagaaagggagtttgtggagtccctccgagatggattcttagaacagcttgtactggagcctaccagagagaacgcaattctagatttagtgttgtgcaatgaaccagattcgatcagggacctcgaggtaaaggagccattaggagatagtggccataatatgataagttttaatctacaatttgagagggagaagggaaactcggaagtgtcagtattacagttgaacaaagggaactatggtgctatgagggaggagctggccaaagttcaatggaacaataccctagcagggttgacagtggaacagcaatggcaagtgtttctgggaataataatgcagaaggtgcaggatcagttcattccaaagaggaagaaagatcctaaggggagtaaggggaggccatggctgacaagggaagtaatggacagtataaaaataaaagagaagaagtataacatagcaaagacgagtgggaagccggaggattgggaaacttttaaagagcaacagaaggtaactaaaaaggcaatacgcagaaAAAAaagaggtacgaaggtaaactagccaagaatataaaggaggatagtaaaagcttctttaggtatgtgaaaagggaaaaaatagttaagaccaaaattgggcccttgaagacagaagcgggtgaatttattatggggaacaaggaaatggcagacgagttgaacagtaactttggatctgtcttcactagggaaaacacaaacaatctcccagatgtaatagtggccaaaggacctagggtaatggatgaactgaaggaaatttatattaggcaggaaatggtgatgGATAGGCtgctgggtctgaaggctgacaagtccctgggacctgatggtctgcatcccagggtacttaaggaggtggctttagaaatcgtggacgcattggtaatcattttccaatgttctatagattcaggatcatttcctgtggattggagggtggctaatgttgccccactcttcaggaagggag encodes the following:
- the atp5f1e gene encoding ATP synthase subunit epsilon, mitochondrial, whose translation is MVAYWRQAGLSYIRYSRICAQAVRAALKPQYQAEAKKVGDINVKVNKPKE